One window of the Esox lucius isolate fEsoLuc1 chromosome 8, fEsoLuc1.pri, whole genome shotgun sequence genome contains the following:
- the foxq2 gene encoding forkhead box Q2, with protein MEEKSSCNSGQEFLGLRFTIDYLLYNKDSKTMREEPTCSPDLSPQTSHRPVETQRPDILSEREGIALGRHEMVPEREGEESEEENEEEEGGKGEAHELTTTDRLQDKPTQSYIALISMAILASEEKKLLLCDIYQWIMDNYPYFKSKDKNWRNSVRHNLSLNECFMKAGRSDNGKGHFWAIHPASFQDFSKGDYHRRRARRRIRRVTGQPPYDLHTPYFPLHRPRGAPCLCCSPAQLLSQAHPLSSLSARIYWSWASLQARRHLALHAPVH; from the exons ATGGAGGAAAAAAGCAGCTGCAACAGTGGTCAGGAATTCCTGGGACTACGCTTCACTATAGACTACCTGCTGTACAACAAGGACAGTAAGACCATGAGAGAGGAGCCAACGTGTTCTCCAGACCTCTCACCGCAGACCTCTCACCGCCCAGTGGAGACGCAGAGGCCTGACATTCTGTCAGAGAGAGAAGGCATAGCACTTGGGAGGCATGAGATGGTtccagaaagagagggagaagagtcagaggaggagaatgaagaggaggagggggggaaaGGAGAAGCCCATGAGCTGACTACTACAGACCGCCTACAGGACAAACCCACCCAGTCCTACATTGCCCTTATCTCCATGGCTATTCTAGCTTCAGAGGAGAAAAAGCTATTGCTGTGTGATATCTACCAGTGGATCATGGATAACTACCCATACTTCAAGAGCAAG GATAAGAACTGGAGGAACAGCGTCAGACACAACCTGTCCCTGAATGAGTGCTTTATGAAGGCAGGTCGGAGTGACAACGGCAAGGGTCATTTCTGGGCCATCCACCCTGCTAGCTTCCAGGACTTTTCCAAAGGGGACTATCATCGCCGACGGGCTCGCCGCAGGATCCGAAGAGTAACGGGACAACCTCCCTATGACCTGCACACCCCATACTTCCCTCTCCACAGGCCCAGAGGGGCGCCTTGTCTGTGCTGCTCCCCGGCCCAACTTCTCTCCCAGGCCCACCCGCTGTCCTCCCTCTCAGCCAGGATCTACTGGAGCTGGGCCAGCCTGCAGGCCAGACGACACCTGGCCCTCCACGCTCCGGTTCATTAG